In Alicyclobacillus vulcanalis, a single window of DNA contains:
- a CDS encoding glycoside hydrolase family 13 protein: MAVRWKGAAGLATSVVMSAGLPFVAFGSGLATSGQRAVLAAETNATGATNASGAAQAGTSSDTYQGQVQIVSGNGFRAGEAAKVVLAVSGVTLDPSSWKITLSNAQNGVIDVTQDAALQGSSTIELNLPGGEAGVGAGTYTVTVESGGASVSTPAGQGLEVAPYTTASTVQWDGIYTSDDPTYVSDPDPAPGENVTISLRAYSGNLTKVVLNCWDTAQNKGFQIDMVPGKTFGPYQLWSATIPASQGGTIYYRFDLYDGTSFACLSGDGLHTSDDINNNFPLPVGSVSLSTLQANPGDSVTVSDPVGDFAGSQAQPNQTTVSFVNSSGDTVATVQGENPSWNSVQFTVPQSLPDGLYRVEIDTVAKDADGAVNVAFHRSAELIVGPLPAWMQAYDHDSYQAFYRSPFGAVPTGTPITLRLRAPRSVTSATLRLWGAAGKAGETDLPMQPLDAAPDEIASEAGVADASDYTWWTVTIPASDVSVPGTMWYQFKTVTDSGQVVYYDDNGAQLEGVGQVGLSPDGPSYQISVYEQGFQTPDWLKHAVIYEIMPDRFYNGDIATEENPNTQKGIYVNADGSESLGPIQFHQQWDSPPDDPNIPPSSDPKIEALRGNGQWNIDFFGGDLKGIEDKLDYLKSLGVNTLYLMPVFEAESNHKYDTADYFKIDPGFGTLQDWLNLVRAAHAKGFHILLDGVFEDTGSDSVYFNKFGNFHSEGAWQAYLKGDPSLSPYYSWYEWTGNSSNPYNGWFSIDTLPLTNTSNPAYQQFVYAGDDSVARYWLREGADGWRLDSADNSNFNPAWWSGFRRAVKSIDPDAAIVGEIWNNATNDNGVDWLTGSTFDSVMNYQFRNAVIDFFRGTYNDGNVQHHAVDAQGFNQELMRLYSEYPLPSFYAMMNLVDSQDTMRILTILENAPEPGSLSALQQDEYQPSPADEELGIERLKLVSDFQFAFPGDPTVFYGDEAGLTGYSDPLNRRTYPWDHQNLELLNHYRKLGAIRDANPVLQTGDFQPLYAQGMVYAFARTIRDGHDVFGKPADNATAIVALNNENQATTVTLPVSSWIPDGTEMLDELTDQWYTVQNGTLTVQLGPYQGAILVTPSSAPVAYLQEDGSQNELAWTPVQGATGYRVWRQNPDGHWVPDGPLLPSTVLSLPVERGATAQMFVVQAVTSPGDAGSAGMSASSGFSLPVDVPALRLSPPQVAGRVAGDHVVLSITPVVGATQYVVYEEQPDGSYEPVAEVPAGPNGQAQADSAGGSGAPHGVVRVQLSAPDPGTSLTFRVAAQNDDGQAVSDPLTVTLAGNRVMQTMSARKLP, translated from the coding sequence ATGGCTGTGCGGTGGAAGGGCGCCGCGGGATTGGCGACGTCGGTCGTGATGTCGGCGGGGCTTCCGTTTGTGGCGTTTGGAAGCGGCCTAGCGACAAGCGGCCAACGCGCCGTGCTAGCGGCAGAGACGAACGCCACCGGTGCCACGAATGCCTCGGGAGCCGCTCAGGCCGGTACATCGTCGGACACCTACCAGGGCCAGGTCCAGATTGTGAGCGGGAACGGGTTCCGCGCCGGGGAGGCCGCGAAGGTGGTGCTCGCCGTGAGCGGCGTGACGCTCGATCCGTCGAGTTGGAAGATCACGCTTTCCAACGCGCAAAACGGCGTGATCGACGTGACACAGGACGCGGCGTTGCAGGGCTCAAGCACGATTGAACTGAACCTGCCCGGTGGCGAGGCGGGCGTGGGCGCCGGAACGTACACCGTCACCGTGGAGAGCGGCGGGGCGTCCGTCTCGACGCCAGCGGGTCAGGGCCTGGAGGTCGCGCCGTACACGACGGCGAGCACGGTGCAGTGGGATGGCATTTACACGTCGGACGATCCGACCTACGTGTCCGATCCCGACCCTGCACCGGGTGAAAACGTCACCATCAGTCTGAGGGCCTACAGCGGCAACCTGACCAAGGTGGTCTTGAACTGCTGGGACACGGCGCAGAACAAAGGCTTCCAGATCGACATGGTGCCGGGTAAAACGTTCGGGCCGTATCAGCTCTGGTCGGCCACCATCCCTGCGTCCCAAGGAGGGACAATTTACTACCGGTTTGATCTGTACGATGGCACGAGTTTTGCCTGCCTTTCCGGCGATGGGTTGCACACGTCCGACGACATCAACAACAACTTTCCACTGCCGGTGGGATCGGTGTCGCTTTCGACGTTGCAGGCGAACCCCGGGGATTCGGTGACCGTCTCCGATCCGGTCGGCGATTTCGCGGGAAGCCAAGCGCAGCCGAATCAGACGACGGTCTCCTTCGTGAACTCGTCGGGCGATACCGTCGCGACGGTGCAGGGCGAGAATCCGAGCTGGAACTCGGTGCAATTCACCGTGCCGCAGTCACTTCCGGATGGCCTGTATCGCGTCGAGATCGACACCGTGGCCAAAGACGCGGACGGCGCGGTCAATGTCGCCTTCCACCGGAGTGCAGAGCTCATCGTGGGGCCGCTGCCCGCCTGGATGCAGGCTTACGATCACGACTCCTACCAGGCGTTCTATCGCTCTCCGTTTGGGGCGGTGCCGACGGGCACACCCATCACGCTTCGCCTGCGGGCTCCGCGCAGCGTGACGAGCGCCACGCTGAGGCTTTGGGGCGCGGCGGGAAAGGCGGGGGAGACCGACCTTCCGATGCAACCGCTCGATGCGGCGCCGGACGAGATCGCAAGCGAGGCGGGCGTGGCGGACGCGAGCGACTACACGTGGTGGACCGTGACCATTCCTGCGTCGGACGTATCGGTGCCGGGGACGATGTGGTACCAATTTAAGACGGTCACGGACAGTGGACAGGTGGTCTACTACGACGACAACGGCGCCCAACTCGAAGGCGTGGGCCAGGTGGGCCTGTCTCCAGACGGACCAAGCTATCAGATCAGCGTGTACGAACAGGGCTTTCAGACGCCCGATTGGCTCAAGCACGCCGTGATTTACGAGATCATGCCGGATCGATTCTACAACGGCGATATCGCAACGGAAGAGAATCCGAACACGCAGAAGGGCATTTACGTCAACGCCGACGGCAGTGAATCGCTCGGGCCCATCCAGTTTCACCAGCAGTGGGACTCGCCTCCCGATGATCCGAACATCCCGCCCTCGTCCGACCCGAAGATCGAGGCGCTCCGTGGGAACGGCCAGTGGAACATCGACTTCTTTGGGGGCGATTTGAAGGGGATCGAGGACAAGCTGGACTATCTGAAAAGCCTCGGCGTCAACACGCTGTACCTCATGCCGGTCTTTGAGGCGGAGTCCAACCACAAGTATGACACGGCCGACTACTTCAAGATCGATCCGGGATTCGGCACGCTTCAGGACTGGTTGAACCTCGTGCGTGCCGCGCACGCGAAAGGATTCCACATCCTCCTGGATGGCGTGTTTGAAGACACTGGAAGCGACAGCGTCTACTTCAACAAGTTTGGCAACTTCCATTCGGAAGGCGCGTGGCAAGCGTATCTCAAGGGCGATCCGTCGCTCTCGCCGTACTACTCGTGGTACGAGTGGACGGGGAACTCGTCAAATCCTTACAACGGGTGGTTCTCCATTGACACGCTGCCTCTGACGAACACGTCCAATCCCGCGTACCAACAGTTCGTCTACGCGGGCGACGATTCGGTGGCGCGGTATTGGCTGCGCGAAGGTGCGGACGGATGGCGCCTCGACTCCGCGGACAACAGCAACTTCAACCCCGCCTGGTGGAGCGGATTTCGCCGCGCGGTCAAATCCATCGATCCCGACGCGGCCATCGTGGGCGAGATCTGGAACAACGCGACGAACGACAACGGCGTGGACTGGCTGACGGGATCGACCTTCGACAGCGTCATGAACTACCAGTTTAGAAACGCCGTGATCGACTTCTTCCGCGGCACGTACAACGACGGAAACGTCCAGCATCACGCGGTGGACGCTCAAGGGTTCAACCAAGAGCTGATGCGCCTGTACAGCGAGTATCCGCTTCCGTCGTTCTACGCCATGATGAACCTGGTCGATTCGCAGGACACGATGCGCATCCTGACCATCCTCGAGAACGCGCCCGAGCCTGGAAGCCTCTCGGCGCTCCAGCAGGACGAGTACCAACCATCGCCTGCGGATGAGGAGCTCGGCATCGAAAGGCTGAAGCTCGTCTCCGATTTCCAGTTTGCGTTCCCGGGCGATCCGACCGTGTTCTACGGCGATGAAGCCGGTCTCACCGGCTACTCAGATCCGCTCAATCGGCGCACGTATCCCTGGGATCACCAAAACCTCGAGCTTTTGAACCATTACCGCAAACTGGGCGCCATCCGCGACGCCAATCCAGTGCTGCAGACGGGGGACTTTCAACCTTTGTATGCTCAGGGGATGGTGTATGCGTTTGCGCGGACGATTCGCGACGGACACGACGTGTTCGGGAAGCCTGCGGACAATGCGACGGCCATCGTGGCGCTCAACAACGAGAACCAGGCGACGACCGTCACCCTGCCGGTGTCGAGCTGGATTCCGGACGGGACCGAGATGCTCGACGAGCTCACCGACCAGTGGTACACCGTGCAAAACGGCACCCTAACCGTTCAACTCGGGCCTTACCAGGGCGCCATCCTCGTCACGCCATCCTCTGCGCCCGTCGCGTACCTGCAGGAAGACGGCTCGCAGAACGAATTGGCGTGGACCCCCGTGCAAGGCGCGACAGGTTATCGCGTGTGGCGGCAAAACCCAGACGGCCATTGGGTTCCTGACGGACCGCTTTTGCCATCGACGGTTCTCAGCCTGCCCGTTGAACGCGGGGCGACGGCGCAGATGTTTGTCGTGCAAGCCGTGACGTCACCGGGCGACGCAGGGTCTGCCGGCATGTCCGCCTCGAGCGGATTTTCGCTCCCCGTCGACGTCCCGGCGCTACGCCTCAGCCCGCCTCAAGTGGCCGGCCGAGTGGCGGGAGACCACGTTGTGTTGTCGATCACGCCTGTGGTCGGCGCGACCCAGTACGTCGTCTACGAGGAGCAACCGGACGGATCTTACGAACCGGTCGCAGAGGTTCCTGCAGGGCCGAATGGGCAGGCGCAAGCAGATTCGGCAGGCGGTTCAGGCGCGCCGCACGGCGTCGTCCGCGTTCAGCTGTCCGCGCCCGACCCGGGAACTTCGCTGACCTTCAGGGTCGCTGCGCAAAACGACGATGGGCAGGCGGTGTCTGACCCGTTGACGGTGACGCTCGCGGGGAATCGCGTGATGCAAACGATGTCTGCGAGAAAACTTCCCTAA
- a CDS encoding alpha/beta hydrolase — MPLDPVIQQVLDQLNRMPARDYSTLSASQFRSQQSMFPPVKQEPVAEVRDIEAELPGRTLKIRMYRPEGIEPPYPALVYYHGGGWVVGDIETHDPVCRVLAKDGRAVVFSVDYRLAPEHKFPAAVEDAYDALQWIADRASSYQLDPGRIAVGGDSAGGNLAAVTSILAKERKGPAIAFQLLIYPSTGYDPAQPPASILENAEGYLLTGGMMLWFRDQYLNSLDELTHPWFSPVLYPDLTGLPPAYIATAQYDPLRDVGKLYAEALEKAGVKVEIENFEDLIHGFAQFYSLSPGATKALLRIAEKLREGLGTGREAH, encoded by the coding sequence GTGCCGCTCGATCCCGTCATTCAGCAGGTGCTTGATCAGCTGAACCGCATGCCTGCCCGCGACTACAGCACCCTCTCCGCATCTCAGTTCCGATCGCAACAATCGATGTTCCCGCCCGTGAAGCAAGAGCCCGTCGCGGAGGTCCGCGACATCGAGGCCGAGCTCCCCGGGCGCACGCTCAAGATCCGCATGTACCGGCCCGAGGGCATCGAGCCTCCCTATCCGGCGCTCGTGTACTACCACGGAGGAGGATGGGTCGTCGGCGACATCGAAACGCACGATCCCGTCTGCCGCGTGCTCGCCAAGGACGGCCGCGCCGTGGTCTTCTCCGTCGACTACCGCTTGGCGCCGGAGCACAAGTTCCCCGCCGCCGTCGAGGACGCCTATGACGCGCTGCAGTGGATTGCGGATCGCGCGAGTTCCTACCAGCTCGACCCCGGCCGCATCGCCGTCGGCGGCGACAGCGCCGGAGGCAATCTCGCCGCCGTCACGAGCATCCTGGCGAAGGAGCGCAAAGGCCCCGCCATCGCATTCCAACTGCTGATTTACCCGTCGACCGGTTACGATCCGGCACAGCCACCTGCATCCATCCTGGAAAACGCGGAAGGCTATCTGCTGACCGGCGGCATGATGCTCTGGTTCCGAGATCAATATCTGAACAGCCTCGACGAACTCACGCACCCCTGGTTCTCGCCCGTTTTGTATCCCGACCTGACCGGCCTGCCTCCCGCCTACATCGCGACCGCACAGTACGACCCGCTGCGCGACGTCGGCAAGCTGTACGCGGAGGCGCTCGAGAAGGCGGGCGTGAAGGTCGAGATCGAGAACTTCGAAGATTTGATTCACGGCTTCGCGCAGTTTTACAGCCTGTCGCCCGGCGCGACGAAGGCGCTCCTTCGCATCGCGGAAAAGCTCCGGGAGGGACTGGGCACCGGGCGCGAAGCGCACTGA
- a CDS encoding pirin family protein, with product MAWVKFPGAHRAPLMFYEHARIFPSRTTPYIDPFLLLDHFSIQHPDGFPDHPHRGFEILTYVLRGAVAHADNAGHQSVIPAGGAQHVTAGRGIVHSEMPGTDGIDSGLQLWINLPRRDKGIEPGYEDIPPEALPVDEPAQGVRRKWIVGGGSPVKTHRPMTYQDLELDPGASYTLEAPPHHQGFVFVLEGAGHLGEEELPMQKGDLFLWHRAQDESFAPTPVRASEALRFVAVFGEPVGERPIFNGPFVD from the coding sequence GTGGCATGGGTGAAGTTTCCTGGCGCGCATCGCGCGCCCCTCATGTTCTATGAACACGCGCGCATCTTCCCGTCGCGCACCACGCCGTACATCGACCCGTTTCTGTTGCTCGACCACTTTTCCATCCAGCACCCGGACGGATTTCCCGATCACCCGCACCGGGGCTTCGAGATTCTCACGTACGTGCTGCGAGGCGCCGTGGCACACGCGGACAACGCCGGCCACCAGAGCGTCATCCCCGCAGGCGGGGCGCAGCATGTGACGGCCGGCCGTGGCATCGTGCACTCCGAGATGCCGGGCACGGACGGGATCGACAGCGGCCTGCAACTGTGGATCAACCTCCCTCGGCGCGACAAGGGCATCGAGCCTGGCTATGAGGATATCCCGCCGGAGGCGCTGCCCGTCGACGAGCCGGCCCAGGGGGTGCGGCGGAAGTGGATTGTGGGCGGCGGATCGCCCGTGAAGACGCACCGGCCGATGACGTACCAGGACCTCGAGCTCGATCCCGGCGCGTCCTACACGCTCGAGGCCCCGCCGCATCACCAGGGGTTCGTCTTCGTGCTCGAGGGCGCCGGCCATCTCGGCGAAGAGGAATTGCCCATGCAGAAGGGCGATCTCTTCCTATGGCATCGCGCGCAGGACGAGTCGTTCGCGCCGACGCCCGTGCGAGCCTCGGAGGCGCTGCGCTTCGTGGCGGTGTTCGGCGAGCCCGTCGGCGAGCGCCCCATCTTCAACGGCCCGTTTGTCGACTGA
- a CDS encoding NUDIX hydrolase: MDQDDRREEWLDIFTSEMIPCGTAPRSMVHERGWWHQTFHAWVATGPGPEGRLVVQLRGPDKDTHPLRFDVSAAGHLSSGEAPEDGVRELEEELGLRISADRLHKLGVVAHEARMGAVWDREFNHLYVALAPGLSLDELNPAPDEIAGIYEVSVGDFFDLAFHRRASATLSGYRVWPGGRATDTRLATWQDFVPRSRAYLELLARFLLGAD, encoded by the coding sequence ATGGACCAGGATGATCGACGTGAAGAGTGGCTCGATATTTTTACTTCCGAAATGATTCCCTGTGGCACGGCGCCACGTTCTATGGTACACGAGCGGGGATGGTGGCACCAGACGTTTCACGCCTGGGTGGCCACAGGCCCAGGGCCCGAAGGGCGCCTGGTGGTTCAGCTGCGAGGGCCGGACAAAGACACCCACCCCTTGCGCTTCGACGTGAGCGCCGCCGGCCACCTTTCCTCGGGCGAGGCGCCGGAAGACGGCGTGCGGGAGCTGGAAGAAGAGCTCGGCCTGCGCATCTCCGCCGACAGGCTGCACAAACTCGGCGTCGTCGCCCACGAGGCGCGAATGGGCGCTGTCTGGGACCGCGAGTTCAACCATCTGTACGTGGCACTCGCTCCAGGGCTCTCGCTCGATGAGCTGAACCCAGCGCCCGACGAGATCGCGGGCATCTACGAGGTTTCGGTTGGCGACTTTTTCGATCTCGCCTTTCACCGCCGGGCGTCCGCGACCCTCTCGGGCTACCGCGTTTGGCCCGGCGGGCGCGCGACCGACACTCGCCTCGCCACGTGGCAGGACTTCGTGCCGAGATCGCGCGCCTACCTGGAGCTTCTGGCGCGCTTCCTTCTTGGCGCGGATTGA
- a CDS encoding MFS transporter produces MPAYVWLACGLYLMNGMATVVFGAVMPIALHSLHRSYVFGSDLVFLQFVGYWIGVPLSAWIVRRLGYRTAIWVSSLSTGLAQAGLALWLRPGPYLACSLVSGAGMALMQATVSTSLIEWFPSRRAVIMSRTEAAFGLGCVLSPLGASVCIAHGAWRASFAFVAAAALALALVSAFTPMQATDHPGGPKDAHTDAIHLTGRRDGALVFALFMVCILVYVGVESCVNNFLPAVFVQHFGVSATAASVTVSTFWAAMVVGRMATGWIARVLPYRPYLLLASLGTLATLVAMVVTRSHAVGYVECFLLGIFMSGMYVVTLVFANHAFPTLTGLVTRWVTFFAGLGGATLPYAFGWVMAKTGSQAADVCLALFAALLFAVVAFTGVVTKRKSPSRPGVRAAG; encoded by the coding sequence GTGCCCGCATATGTATGGCTCGCATGCGGCCTGTACCTGATGAATGGCATGGCCACCGTCGTCTTCGGCGCTGTCATGCCCATCGCGCTGCACAGCCTTCACCGCAGCTACGTGTTCGGGAGCGATCTCGTCTTCCTTCAATTCGTCGGCTACTGGATCGGCGTGCCGCTCTCGGCGTGGATCGTTCGGCGCCTCGGCTATCGCACGGCCATCTGGGTATCGAGCCTGTCGACCGGCTTGGCTCAAGCAGGGCTCGCGCTCTGGTTGCGCCCTGGCCCGTACCTCGCCTGTTCATTGGTCAGCGGCGCCGGCATGGCGCTCATGCAGGCCACCGTCTCGACGTCCCTCATCGAGTGGTTCCCGAGCCGGCGGGCGGTGATCATGAGCCGCACAGAGGCCGCCTTTGGCCTCGGATGTGTGCTGAGCCCGCTCGGCGCAAGCGTTTGCATTGCACACGGCGCGTGGCGCGCGAGCTTCGCCTTTGTCGCCGCCGCTGCCTTGGCACTCGCGCTGGTTTCTGCATTCACGCCGATGCAAGCCACCGACCATCCCGGCGGCCCAAAGGACGCGCACACGGACGCCATTCACCTGACCGGCCGGCGCGATGGCGCCCTCGTCTTCGCGCTGTTCATGGTCTGCATCCTGGTGTACGTCGGCGTGGAGTCGTGCGTCAACAACTTCCTGCCGGCCGTGTTTGTCCAGCACTTCGGCGTCTCGGCCACCGCGGCATCCGTCACCGTCAGCACGTTCTGGGCGGCGATGGTGGTCGGGCGCATGGCGACGGGCTGGATCGCCCGCGTGCTGCCGTATCGCCCGTACCTCCTCCTGGCTTCGCTCGGCACGCTCGCGACGCTTGTGGCCATGGTCGTCACGCGCAGCCACGCCGTCGGGTACGTCGAATGTTTCCTGTTGGGCATCTTCATGTCGGGGATGTACGTGGTGACCCTGGTCTTCGCCAATCACGCGTTTCCCACGCTGACGGGGCTCGTGACGCGCTGGGTCACCTTCTTCGCTGGCCTCGGCGGCGCGACGCTGCCCTACGCCTTCGGCTGGGTCATGGCGAAGACGGGATCGCAGGCGGCGGACGTGTGCCTCGCCCTGTTTGCGGCGCTGCTTTTTGCCGTGGTGGCGTTCACCGGCGTCGTCACCAAACGAAAGTCGCCATCGCGGCCGGGCGTGCGCGCCGCAGGCTGA
- a CDS encoding ArsR/SmtB family transcription factor has translation MPYTLDAPEDAHLRCLAVLSEPQRLRILRALAEGEHSATALSERLGLRQNTLSHHMRQLRECDLVEVRRHPGDERFAIYRLNGRKLKLLSALLADWAACAETP, from the coding sequence GTGCCCTACACTTTGGATGCGCCGGAGGATGCCCATTTGCGATGTCTCGCCGTCCTCAGCGAGCCCCAGCGGTTGCGCATTTTGCGGGCGCTGGCGGAAGGCGAGCACTCGGCCACGGCGCTCAGCGAGCGCTTGGGCCTTCGGCAGAACACCTTGTCTCATCACATGAGGCAGCTCCGCGAGTGCGATCTCGTCGAGGTTCGCCGCCATCCGGGCGACGAGCGCTTCGCCATCTACAGGCTGAATGGCCGCAAGCTGAAGCTGTTGTCCGCGCTGCTCGCGGATTGGGCAGCTTGTGCAGAGACCCCGTGA
- a CDS encoding MFS transporter: protein MSVNSKVLEAMDESRLNGFHWKTMFTAGMGFFTDAYDLFIIGTVTAILTPLWHLSTAQLSILNSTSLAAAALGALFFGKLMDRLGRKAMYGFEVIMLAVGAILSACAPSFIWLVIFRFIVGLGVGGDYPTSSVIMTEYSNRKNRGFMVTMVFAMQGLGLLAGPLVASILLSVGIPQDIAWRIMLALGAIPAASVIYLRRKMPESPRYLMAVKQDADAAANAAMELTGNAVHTPVGGAQQAVIAKQSLWTRKHLFRLLGTAGSWFLIDVAFYGNSVSSQLILKALLPHAHLVTTTLVATGIFMVAALPGYFVAANLMDKWGRKFIQSLGFVVMGVAYATLFLVPTIAKLPLLFLALYAVSYFFIEFGPNTTTFLVPSEAFPTNLRGTAHGISAAAGKVGAFLGAFVLPGILKAVGLSTTMGMLAGVALLGALLTIVAVPEMKQRSLEDNEEIQVAPHAKTHQSIVG from the coding sequence GTGTCCGTCAATTCGAAGGTTCTCGAGGCCATGGACGAAAGTCGGCTGAACGGCTTCCACTGGAAGACGATGTTCACCGCCGGTATGGGATTCTTCACCGATGCGTATGACCTGTTCATCATCGGCACTGTCACCGCCATTTTGACGCCACTCTGGCATCTGTCCACCGCGCAATTGTCCATTTTGAATAGCACATCCCTCGCTGCGGCGGCGCTCGGAGCGCTGTTTTTCGGCAAGCTGATGGATCGGCTCGGCCGAAAGGCCATGTATGGGTTCGAGGTCATCATGCTGGCCGTGGGCGCCATTCTCTCCGCGTGTGCGCCGTCCTTCATCTGGCTCGTGATCTTCCGCTTCATCGTGGGCCTGGGCGTCGGCGGCGACTATCCGACGAGTTCGGTCATCATGACGGAATACTCCAACCGCAAAAACCGAGGCTTCATGGTGACCATGGTGTTCGCCATGCAGGGGCTTGGCCTGCTGGCCGGACCGCTTGTGGCGTCGATTCTCCTGTCGGTCGGCATTCCGCAAGACATCGCGTGGCGCATCATGCTGGCGCTTGGGGCCATTCCTGCGGCTTCCGTGATTTATCTGCGCCGCAAGATGCCGGAGTCGCCGCGCTACCTGATGGCTGTGAAACAGGACGCCGATGCGGCGGCAAACGCGGCCATGGAGCTTACCGGCAATGCCGTGCACACGCCCGTGGGTGGGGCGCAGCAGGCCGTGATCGCCAAGCAGTCCCTGTGGACGCGCAAGCACCTGTTCCGCCTGCTCGGCACGGCGGGCAGCTGGTTCCTGATTGACGTCGCCTTCTACGGCAACAGCGTCTCGTCCCAGCTCATTCTGAAGGCCCTGTTGCCTCACGCGCACCTGGTGACCACCACGCTCGTGGCGACGGGCATCTTCATGGTGGCGGCGCTGCCTGGCTACTTTGTGGCCGCCAACCTGATGGATAAGTGGGGCCGGAAGTTCATTCAGAGCCTCGGCTTTGTGGTGATGGGCGTGGCGTACGCCACCTTGTTCCTGGTGCCGACCATCGCGAAGCTGCCGCTCCTCTTCCTGGCGCTGTACGCGGTGAGCTACTTCTTCATCGAGTTCGGACCCAACACCACGACGTTCCTCGTGCCGTCGGAGGCGTTCCCCACCAACCTGCGCGGCACGGCGCACGGCATCTCGGCCGCGGCTGGCAAGGTGGGTGCGTTCTTGGGCGCGTTCGTGCTACCGGGCATTTTGAAGGCTGTTGGATTGAGCACCACCATGGGGATGTTGGCCGGTGTGGCGCTGCTTGGCGCGCTCTTGACCATCGTGGCGGTGCCTGAGATGAAGCAGCGCTCGCTCGAGGACAACGAAGAGATTCAGGTGGCGCCACACGCCAAAACGCACCAGAGCATCGTAGGCTGA
- a CDS encoding DUF979 domain-containing protein, with product MIRVQYVYDFVGLILVLSSLYTFRDRANPRRMTTGLFYLLYGLAFILADVLPSFVLGLVVIAIVLLAGFGGVRTGSYREASPVEREASRQRLGNRLFIPAVLIPLLTVAGVEGLGRVRLAGTALLDPANVTLVALGLAAALALIAAWFITRSSPVASLREARRLIEAIGWAAVLPQMLAVLGTLFASAGVGDVIARMANRVIPHHSLFWAVFAYCVGMAVFTMIMGNAFAAFPVMTAGIAIPLIIGHFGVDADRVAAIGMFAGYCGTLLTPMAANFNIVPAALLGLRSQYAVIRAQWPTAVIILAVNILLMYAVAKW from the coding sequence GTGATTCGCGTGCAGTACGTCTATGACTTCGTCGGCCTCATCCTCGTCCTGTCGAGCCTGTATACGTTCCGCGATCGCGCCAACCCGCGCCGCATGACCACAGGGCTCTTTTACTTGCTCTATGGCCTCGCGTTCATCCTGGCCGACGTGTTGCCTTCGTTCGTCCTCGGCCTCGTCGTGATCGCCATCGTCCTTCTCGCGGGCTTCGGCGGCGTGCGCACGGGCAGCTACCGCGAGGCGAGCCCGGTGGAACGCGAGGCGAGCCGCCAGAGGCTCGGAAATCGGCTGTTCATTCCCGCCGTACTCATCCCGCTTCTTACCGTCGCTGGCGTCGAAGGGCTCGGGCGCGTCCGTCTCGCGGGAACGGCTCTGCTCGATCCGGCCAACGTCACGCTGGTCGCGCTGGGCCTGGCCGCCGCCCTTGCGCTCATCGCCGCCTGGTTCATCACGCGGAGTTCGCCGGTAGCGTCCCTGCGCGAGGCGAGGCGGCTCATCGAGGCCATCGGCTGGGCCGCCGTCCTGCCTCAGATGCTGGCCGTGCTCGGCACCCTCTTCGCCTCGGCCGGCGTTGGCGACGTGATCGCGCGCATGGCCAATCGCGTCATTCCGCACCACTCGCTGTTTTGGGCGGTCTTTGCGTACTGCGTGGGCATGGCCGTCTTCACCATGATCATGGGCAACGCCTTTGCCGCGTTCCCCGTGATGACGGCCGGCATCGCCATTCCGCTCATCATCGGGCACTTCGGCGTCGATGCGGATCGGGTTGCCGCCATCGGGATGTTCGCGGGCTACTGCGGCACGCTGCTCACCCCCATGGCCGCCAACTTCAACATCGTGCCTGCGGCGCTCCTCGGGCTGCGGAGCCAGTACGCCGTCATTCGCGCGCAGTGGCCCACGGCTGTGATCATCCTCGCGGTCAATATTCTGCTCATGTACGCCGTCGCCAAGTGGTGA
- a CDS encoding DUF969 domain-containing protein — protein MVLIGVLVVIVGFALRVNPLLVVTVAGIVTGLLAHESLYAILSQFGAAFAKDRYMAVFVATLPVIGLLERHGLREQAQRLVANIRAATTGRILNVYLFIREAAAALGLTSIGGPAQMVRPVVAPMAEGAAEAAYGHVPDHVRDHIRAHAAAVDNVGLFFGEDVFVAVGAVLLMKGVFNQFHIHSTPILMGLWALPTAIAVFIVHSVRLYLLDRRLRRLLSNGPTASSAQGEGVHA, from the coding sequence ATGGTTCTCATCGGTGTCCTTGTCGTGATCGTCGGATTCGCTCTCCGCGTCAATCCGCTGCTCGTGGTTACGGTCGCCGGGATCGTCACCGGTTTGCTCGCGCATGAGTCGCTCTATGCCATTCTGTCGCAGTTCGGCGCGGCCTTCGCGAAGGATCGGTACATGGCCGTCTTTGTCGCCACGCTGCCAGTCATTGGCCTGCTTGAGCGGCACGGGCTGCGAGAACAGGCCCAGCGGCTCGTGGCCAACATTCGCGCCGCCACGACAGGCCGCATCCTCAACGTCTACCTGTTCATCCGCGAAGCGGCGGCCGCACTCGGCCTCACCTCCATCGGCGGGCCCGCGCAGATGGTGCGCCCCGTCGTCGCGCCCATGGCCGAAGGCGCCGCCGAGGCCGCATACGGTCATGTGCCCGATCACGTCCGCGATCACATCCGCGCCCACGCCGCGGCGGTGGACAACGTCGGCCTCTTCTTCGGCGAGGACGTGTTCGTCGCCGTCGGCGCCGTGCTCCTCATGAAGGGCGTCTTCAATCAATTCCACATCCATAGCACGCCCATTCTCATGGGCCTTTGGGCGCTGCCGACGGCCATCGCGGTCTTCATCGTGCACAGCGTGCGCCTGTACTTGCTCGATCGGCGCCTGCGGCGCCTGCTGTCGAACGGGCCGACGGCTTCGTCCGCCCAGGGAGAGGGGGTTCACGCGTGA